The following proteins are encoded in a genomic region of Alnus glutinosa chromosome 8, dhAlnGlut1.1, whole genome shotgun sequence:
- the LOC133876377 gene encoding proteasome activator subunit 4-like — protein sequence MHLYNAWLPPPVAEEAKREKESFSRVVSSLRASFRPDDPDSVYSTLKWISVLDLFIKAKSDVSLEDVSTLVEIGLELFIKSQNKLYAQVRWGNILVRVLNKYRKKLSLKVQWRPLYDTLVHTHFTRNTGPEGWRLRQRHFETITSLVRSCRRFFPRGSAFEIWSEFRSVLENPWHNSSFEGSGFVRLFLPTNLDNQDFFSQDWIETCIDLWDSIPNCQFWNSQWVALVARVIKHYNFIDWECFLPKLFARYLNMFEVPVANGTGSYPFSVDVPRNTRFLFSNKTATPAKAIAKSIVYLLKPGSSMQDHFEKLVNLLEQYYHPSNGGRWTYSLERFLFHLVIQFQKRLLHEQQNIENSTQPELCLGRSERKYFVNVVLKLIDRGQYSKNEHLSETVAAATSILSYVEPSLVLPFVASRFHMALETMTATHQLKIALMSVAFVGRSLFLTSRSAPVDPVDIDGGDMFTDLLMVSLSNALLGMDANDPPKTLATMQLIGSIFSNLASSDDNTDELSFMPMIRFSEWLDEFLCRLFSLLLHLEPSSVTNEGLHSSATSGTFLVEHGPYYYCMLEILLGRLSTSLYNQALKKISKFVKTNILPGAIAEVGLLCCACVHSNPEEAVTHLIEPILLSVISSLQGMPVTGFGGRGTSNACLSTKAKPTLSPALETTIDYQLKIISVAISYGGPALLRYKDQFKEVIVSAFDSPSWKVNGAGDHLLRSLLGSLVLYYPIDQYKCIFRHPLASELEEWISTKDYSYDEPPMSPKWHIPSDEEVHFANELLNLHLKSALDDLLTMCQSKIHSEPGDEKEHLKVTLLRIDSSLQGVLSCLPDFSPSSMNSMDEDPDHNTFLIAGATGSSVGSTQLREKATEIVHAACKYLLEEKSDDSILLILIIRIMDALANYGSLEYDEWSNHRQAWKLESASIIEPPINFIVSSHSKGKRRPRWALIDKAYMHSTWRSSQSSYHLFRTSGNFHPSDHLNLLMDDLINLSLHSYETVRGLAGKSLLKMIKRWPSMISKCVISLAENLQNPDSPECAVLGSCAVLTSQTILKHLTTDPKSFSLFILGILSSSHHESLKAQKAINELFVKYNIYFAGVPRIIFRTSNNDVGGPDFTDLVSQIGSMSFDSIGLHWRYNLMANRVLLLLAMASRNDPNASPKILSETTGHFLKNLKSQLPQTRILAISALNMLLKDSPYKLSAEDQSGSSGSGDLQESTKSSLEGALTKIFQEEGFFNETLNCLSHVHIITDSDSTSSRGNHGNSSFQSLADKSITRFYFDFSASWPRTPSWISLLGSDTFYSNFARIFKRLIQECGMPVLFALRSTLEEFANAKERSKQCVAAEALAGVLHSDVNGLLGEWDSWLMAQLQNIILAQSVESVPEWAACIRYAVTGKGKYGTRVPLLRQQILDCLVNPLPSTATTTIVAKRYAFLSAALIEISPQKMPAAELRLHNNLLEELLDNMCHSSAQVREAIGVTLSVLCSNIRLYASSHPDHSHEGGNSDVNYQHKEGSWVKFLIERASELVMNIQNTSQSDNLETTTDARDQNGHLNGDSKDDVKWMETLFHFIISSLKSGRSSCLLDVIVGLLYPVISLQETSNKDLSTLAKGAFELLKWRIFWEPRLQEAVSVILSSAKDSNWRTRSATLTYLRTFMYRHTFILSRVEKEQIWSTVEKLLIDNQVEVREHAAAVLAGLMKGGDEDLARDFRNRAYLKANDLQRKRKRRNFSGHSIASIHGTVLALAASVLSAPYDMPSWLPEHVTLLARFAGEPSPVKSTVTKAVAEFRRTHADTWNVQKNSFTEEQLEVLADTSASSSYFA from the exons ATGCATCTGTACAATGCGTGGCTTCCGCCACCGGTGGCCGAAGAGGCGAAGAGAGAGAAGGAGTCCTTCTCTCGGGTCGTCAGCTCACTCAGGGCCTCCTTCCGCCCCGATGACCCCGATTCCGTCTACTCCACTCTCAAGTGGATCTCCGTTCTCGacct TTTCATAAAGGCGAAAAGTGATGTCTCTTTGGAAGATGTCAGCACGCTTGTCGAGATAGGTTTAGAATTGtttataaaatcacaaaataagcTTTATGCCCAG GTTAGATGGGGAAATATCTTAGTAAGGGTACTTAATAAGTATCGAAAGAAGCTTTCCTTAAAAGTTCAGTGGCGGCCTTTGTATGATACTTTGGTTCATACACATTTCACAAG GAATACTGGTCCAGAAGGGTGGAGATTGAGACAGAGACATTTTGAGACTATTACTTCCCTTGTTCGATCCTGCCGGAGGTTTTTCCCTCGAGGTTCTGCCTTTGAGATATGGTCTGAGTTTAG ATCTGTATTGGAAAATCCATGGCATAACTCATCCTTTGAAGGATCTGGGTTTGTGAGACTGTTTCTTCCTACAAATTTGGACAACCAGGACTTTTTTTCACA GGATTGGATTGAAACCTGTATAGACTTGTGGGACTCGATACCAAATTGCCAATTTTGGAACAGTCAGTGGGTGGCCCTAGTAGCTCGTGTTATAAAGCACTACAACTTTATTGACTGGGAGTGTTTCTTACCCAAACTTTTTGCGAGATACTTGAATATGTTTGAG GTTCCTGTGGCAAATGGAACTGGATCATATCCTTTTTCTGTGGATGTTCCCAGAAACACAAGGTTCTTGTTCTCCAATAAAACAGCCACCCCAGCAAAGGCCATTGCAAAATCGATT GTGTATCTATTAAAACCTGGTAGTTCGATGCAAGATCATTTTGAGAAATTGGTCAACCTCTTGGAACA ATATTACCATCCCTCCAATGGTGGTCGTTGGACGTATTCTTTGGAACGCTTTTTGTTCCATTTGGTAATACAATTTCAGAAACGCCTACTGCATGAGCAACA GAACATAGAAAACAGTACACAGCCTGAACTGTGTCTGGGAAGATCAGAAAGGAAATATTTTGTCAATGTGGTGCTGAAGCTAATTGATCGTGGTCAATATAGCAAAAATGAACATCTATCTGAGACAGTTGCTGCGGCAACTTCTATTTTGTCTTATGTGGAGCCCTCTTTGGTTCTTCCTTTTGTGGCATCTCGATTCCACATGGCCTTGGAGACG ATGACTGCCACCCACCAGCTGAAAATTGCTTTGATGTCAGTAGCATTTGTCGGGCGTTCACTATTTCTCACTTCCCGATCAGCTCCAGTAGATCCGGTAGATATTGATGGTGGGGACATGTTCACTGATCTTTTGATGGTTTCATTATCTAATGCATTACTTGGTATGGATGCCAATGATCCTCCTAAAACCTTGGCAACCATGCAATTGATTGGTTCAATTTTTTCCAAT TTGGCTTCTTCGGATGATAATACAGATGAGTTGTCATTCATGCCTATGATTCGCTTTTCTGAATGGCTTGATGAGTTCTTATGTCGCTTATTTTCCTTGCTCCTACACTTGGAACCCAGCAGTGTTAC GAATGAAGGCCTACATTCATCTGCAACATCAGGAACTTTTCTGGTTGAGCATGGTCCGTACTACTATTGCATGCTTGAAATCCTGCTTGGGAGACTTTCAACATCACTGTATAATCAG GCTTTGAAGAAAATTTCTAAGTTTGTCAAGACAAATATTCTTCCTGGGGCAATTGCAGAGGTTGGACTGCTTTGTTGTGCATGTGTTCATTCGAACCCAGAAGAGGCAGTTACACACCTTATTGAGCCAATTTTATTGTCTGTTATATCCTCTTTACAAGGAATGCCGGTTACAGGATTTGGAGGAAGAGGAACTTCTAATGCCTGCCTTTCAACAAAG GCAAAACCAACACTTTCTCCAGCTCTTGAAACAACAATcgattatcaattgaaaataatatcaGTTGCCATCAGTTATGGAGGTCCTGCTCTTCTCCGTTACAAGGATCAGTTTAAAGAAGTTATTGTTTCCGCTTTTGATTCCCCATCTTGGAAG GTCAATGGAGCTGGTGATCATCTTCTTCGGTCCCTTCTTGGGAGCCTGGTTCTTTATTATCCGATTGATCAGTACAa GTGCATTTTCCGTCACCCTCTTGCTTCTGAACTAGAGGAATGGATCAGCACAAAAGATTATTCCTATGATGAACCGCCAATGTCCCCCAAGTGGCATATTCCAAGTGATGAAGAAGTTCATTTTGCAAATGAACTTTTGAACCTTCATCTTAAATCAGCCTTGGATGATCTTTTGACTATGTGCCAATCTAAAATCCATTCTGAACCAG GAGATGAGAAAGAGCACTTGAAAGTGACTCTTTTGCGTATCGATTCCTCATTGCAAGGTGTATTGTCTTGTCTGCCTGATTTCAGCCCATCCTCCATGAATTCAATGGATGAAGATCCAGATCACAATACTTTCTTAATAGCTGGAGCTACAGGTTCGAGTGTTGGCAGCACTCAACTGCGGGAAAAAGCTACTGAGATTGTACATGCAGCTTGCAA ATACTTATTAGAAGAAAAGTCTGATGACAGCATTTTGTTGATACTCATTATTCGTATTATGGATGCTTTAGCGAACTATG GAAGTTTGGAATATGATGAGTGGTCAAATCACAGGCAGGCTTGGAAGTTGGAATCTGCTTCCATAATTGAACCTCCAATTAATTTTATTGTGTCATCCCATTCTAAGGGAAAGAGAAG GCCAAGGTGGGCACTTATTGACAAGGCATACATGCACAGTACATGGAGATCCTCACAATCATCCTATCATCTATTCCGTACGAGTGGGAATTTCCATCCATCAGACCATCTGAATCTTTTGATGGATGATCTTATCAATCTATCTTTGCATAGTTATGAAACTGTTCGCGG GCTTGCGGGAAAATCTCTACTAAAGATGATAAAGAGATGGCCATctatgatttcaaagtgtgttATCTCTCTTGCAGAGAATTTACAGAACCCTGACTCACCAGAATGTGCAGTGCTAGGTTCCTGTGCAGTCCTTACGTCGCAAACAATTCTCAAGCATTTGACAACG gaTCCAAAGTCATTCTCTTTATTTATCCTTGGAATTCTCTCCAG CTCACATCATGAATCACTGAAAGCTCAAAAAGCAATCAATGAG TTATTTGTCAAATACAACATCTACTTTGCTGGAGTACCTAGAATCATTTTCAGGACATCAAACAATGACGTGGGTGGACCAGATTTTACTGATTTGGTTTCTCAAATTGGTTCTATGAGTTTTGATTCCATTGGCTTGCATTGGCG gtATAATCTGATGGCTAACAGAGTTCTGCTCCTGTTGGCCATGGCATCTAGGAATGACCCAAATGCCTCTCCGAAGATATTGAGTGAAACTACTG GTCACTTCTTGAAGAATTTGAAAAGCCAACTACCTCAGACAAGAATACTTGCAATTTCAGCCCTGAATATGCTGCTAAAGGATTCGCCTTATAAACTGTCAGCTGAGGATCAGTCTGGCTCTTCTGGTTCTGGGGACTTGCAGGAAAGTACAAAATCATCACTTGAAGGAGCTTTAACTAAAATTTTTCAGGAAGAGGGTTTCTTTAATGAGACATTGAATTGTCTTTCCCATGTTCACATAATCACTGATTCTGATAGCACATCTTCCAGAGGAAATCATGGAAATTCATCTTTTCAGAGCCTAGCAGACAAATCAATCACCCGTTTTTATTTTGACTTTTCTGCGTCATGGCCTCGTACTCCTAGTTGGATTTCTTTGTTAGGAAGTGATACCTTCTACTCAAATTTTGCCCGGATTTTTAAGCGGTTAATACAAGAATGTGGCATGCCTGTTTTATTTGCACTTAGAAGTACATTGGAGGAGTTTGCAAATGCCAAGGAGAGGTCTAAGCAGTGCGTTGCCGCTGAAGCACTGGCTGGGGTGTTGCATTCTGATGTCAATGGTCTTTTGGGAGAATGGGACAGCTGGTTGATGGCCCAGTTGCAGAATATCATTTTAGCACAATCAGTGGAATCAGTACCTGAGTGGGCAGCTTGTATACGTTATGCAGTTACTGGAAAAGGAAAATATGGAACAAGAGTTCCTCTTCTGAGGCAACAAATCCTAGATTGTTTGGTCAATCCATTACCTTCAACAGCAACTACCACCATAGTAGCCAAGCGCTATGCTTTTCTATCAGCTGCACTTATAGAAATATCCCCACAGAAAATGCCAGCAGCTGAGTTACGGCTCCATAATAACCTTTTGGAAGAGCTGCTTGATAATATGTGCCATTCATCTGCCCAA GTAAGGGAAGCTATAGGTGTTACCCTTTCTGTTTTGTGCTCTAACATTCGGCTGTATGCATCGTCTCATCCTGATCATTCACATGAAGGGGGAAACAGTGATGTTAATTACCAACATAAAGAGGGAAGTTGGGTTAAATTTCTAATAGAACGAGCATCTGAACTGGTAATGAATATTCAGAATACCAGTCAGTCTGACAATTTGGAGACTACAACAGATGCGAGAGATCAAAATGGGCATTTGAATGGAGATTCAAAAGATGATGTCAAATGGATGGAAACG CTATTCCATTTTATCATCTCATCTTTGAAGTCTGGAAGATCTTCATGTTTGCTGGATGTGATCGTGGGACTTCTTTATCCTGTAATTTCCTTGCAG GAAACATCAAATAAAGATTTGTCTACATTGGCCAAGGGAGCTTTTGAACTATTAAAATGGAGGATTTTCTGGGAACCTCGTCTCCAGGAGGCCGTATCTGTGATTCTTTCTTCAGCCAAAGATTCTAATTGGCGGACTAGATCTGCTACACTGACTTATCTGCGGACTTTTATGTATAG GCACACTTTCATTCTCTCACGTGTGGAGAAAGAACAAATCTGGAGCACTGTGGAAAAGCTACTCATAGACAACCAAGTGGAG GTAAGAGAGCATGCTGCAGCAGTTCTAGCCGGCCTAATGAAGGGTGGGGATGAAGATCTAGCTAGAGATTTTCGTAATAGAGCCTATTTGAAGGCAAATGATCTTCAAAGGAAGAGAAAGCGGAG AAATTTTTCTGGTCACTCCATTGCCTCTATACATGGTACTGTACTTGCTTTGGCGGCTTCTGTGTTATCAGCCCCTTATGACATGCCCAG TTGGTTGCCTGAGCATGTCACATTATTGGCTCGTTTTGCTGGGGAGCCATCACCTGTAAAATCTACAGTTACAAAAGCAGTTGCTGAGTTCCGGCGGACCCATGCAGATACATGGAATGTTCAGAAAAATTCATTTACTGAAGAGCAACTTGAG GTTTTGGCTGATACATCCGCTTCATCATCTTATTTTGCTTGA
- the LOC133876378 gene encoding transcription factor MYB80, translating into MGRIPCCEKDNVKRGQWTPEEDNKLSSYIAQHGTRNWRLIPKNAGLQRCGKSCRLRWTNYLRPDLKHGQFSEAEEQTIVKLHSVVGNRWSLIAAQLPGRTDNDVKNHWNTKLKKKLSGMGIDPVTHKPFSHLMAEIATTLAPPQVAHLAEAALGCFKDEMLHLLTKKRIDFQIQEPNTAPGNTTATYINSKQDEKDDTIEKIKLGLSRAIQEPDMLQSTKPWDSTGATSANFARACSAFPASMSGYQYGPSSFANDGDRSPWSQSMCTGSTCTAGDQQVRLHEKLEGENGEDSEGGKDIRNGSSMFSSDCVLWDLPSDDLMNPIV; encoded by the exons ATGGGTAGGATTCCATGCTGTGAGAAGGACAACGTGAAAAGGGGACAGTGGACACCTGAAGAAGACAACAAGCTCTCTTCCTACATTGCCCAACACGGCACCCGCAACTGGCGCCTCATCCCCAAGAACGctg GTCTTCAAAGGTGCGGGAAGAGCTGTAGGCTAAGGTGGACTAATTACCTTCGTCCTGATCTAAAGCATGGCCAATTCTCGGAAGCAGAAGAGCAGACCATAGTGAAGCTGCATTCTGTCGTTGGCAACCG ATGGTCACTAATTGCAGCTCAGCTGCCTGGCCGAACAGACAATGATGTTAAAAATCACTGGAACACTAAGCTGAAAAAGAAGctttcaggcatgggtattgaTCCTGTGACCCACAAGCCTTTCTCTCACCTCATGGCTGAAATTGCAACAACACTGGCCCCTCCACAGGTGGCTCATCTTGCAGAAGCAGCCCTTGGCTGCTTTAAAGATGAAATGCTCCACCTCCTTACCAAGAAGCGCATTGACTTCCAGATCCAAGAACCTAATACAGCACCAGGGAACACCACAGCCACTTATATAAATAGTAAGCAAGATGAAAAAGATGATACCATCGAGAAGATCAAGCTTGGCCTATCAAGGGCTATACAAGAACCTGACATGCTACAATCAACCAAGCCATGGGACTCTACTGGAGCGACATCTGCAAATTTTGCAAGGGCGTGCAGTGCTTTCCCGGCATCTATGTCTGGATATCAGTATGGCCCATCATCTTTTGCAAATGATGGGGACAGATCACCATGGAGCCAGAGTATGTGCACGGGAAGCACATGCACAGCTGGGGACCAGCAAGTCCGGTTACATGAAAAACTTGAGggagaaaatggagaggattctgAGGGTGGAAAAGATATCAGAAATGGGTCCAGTATGTTCAGTTCAGACTGTGTCTTATGGGATTTACCATCTGATGATCTAATGAACCCAATTGTTTAG